One genomic window of Stigmatopora nigra isolate UIUO_SnigA chromosome 13, RoL_Snig_1.1, whole genome shotgun sequence includes the following:
- the LOC144206238 gene encoding C-type mannose receptor 2-like isoform X2 — MDVVVKKVFNFRAQSHSVGDFAGAKLHFLDIEMKASALLFQVSILLAFWAFNEVRSQPCPPGWLLYKDNCYYFAQYWSQRKSWYEARNSCQDHSADLVVIQNIGERKWLESSVKRNSWIGLSDRDREGKWKWINGAPLKYYDANWGQNQPNNIRNQDCAAITWRRHGWNDEWCTRRHGYICKRPAKVCEAGWTEYKRKCYYFSKTGEGKSWFSAQDYCEDKNAQLLIIKDLEERDWVRSQIADYAYHYIGLTDMNNEGKWEWIDTTSLDPKLANWHKGEPNNDGNKEDCVEMQGGWNDVNCNHHRGFICKK; from the exons ATGGACGTTGTGGTGAAGAAAGTATTTAACTTCAGAGCACAATCACATTCAGTAGGAGATTTTGCAGGTGCGAAACTGCATTTCCTGGACATTGAGATGAAGGCATCAGCGCTTCTTTTCCAGGTGTCCATCCTGCTTGCCTTTTGGGCTTTTAATG aggtcCGGTCCCAGCCATGTCCACCAGGCTGGTTGCTGTACAAGGACAATTGCTACTACTTTGCCCAATATTGGTCACAGCGGAAATCGTGGTATGAAGCCAGAAACAGCTGCCAGGACCACAGCGCAGACCTGGTGGTCATTCAGAATATTGGGGAGAGG AAATGGCTGGAATCATCTGTTAAGAGGAACAGCTGGATCGGGCTGTCAGACAGGGATAGAGAAGGAAAGTGGAAGTGGATTAACGGAGCCCCTCTGAAATACTACGATGC GAACTGGGGTCAAAATCAGCCTAACAACATAAGAAATCAAGACTGTGCTGCGATAACATGGCGACGACATGGCTGGAACGACGAATGGTGCACTAGAAGACATGGCTACATCTGCAAGCGGCCCGCAA AAGTCTGTGAGGCAGGCTGGACGGAGTACAAGAGAAAATGTTACTACTTTTCCAAGACTGGGGAAGGGAAATCGTGGTTTTCTGCCCAGGACTACTGTGAGGATAAAAATGCCCAACTGTTGATCATTAAGGACCTCGAAGAGAGG GACTGGGTACGATCGCAAATTGCTGACTACGCCTACCACTATATCGGTCTGACGGACATGAACAATGAGGGAAAATGGGAGTGGATCGACACAACTTCTTTGGACCCAAAACTAGC GAACTGGCATAAAGGTGAGCCAAATAATGACGGTAACAAGGAAGATTGTGTGGAGATGCAAGGTGGCTGGAACGACGTCAATTGCAACCATCATCGAGGCTTCATCTGCAAAAA ATGA
- the LOC144206238 gene encoding C-type mannose receptor 2-like isoform X1, with protein sequence MDVVVKKVFNFRAQSHSVGDFAGAKLHFLDIEMKASALLFQVSILLAFWAFNEVRSQPCPPGWLLYKDNCYYFAQYWSQRKSWYEARNSCQDHSADLVVIQNIGERKWLESSVKRNSWIGLSDRDREGKWKWINGAPLKYYDANWGQNQPNNIRNQDCAAITWRRHGWNDEWCTRRHGYICKRPAITPEVCEAGWTEYKRKCYYFSKTGEGKSWFSAQDYCEDKNAQLLIIKDLEERDWVRSQIADYAYHYIGLTDMNNEGKWEWIDTTSLDPKLANWHKGEPNNDGNKEDCVEMQGGWNDVNCNHHRGFICKK encoded by the exons ATGGACGTTGTGGTGAAGAAAGTATTTAACTTCAGAGCACAATCACATTCAGTAGGAGATTTTGCAGGTGCGAAACTGCATTTCCTGGACATTGAGATGAAGGCATCAGCGCTTCTTTTCCAGGTGTCCATCCTGCTTGCCTTTTGGGCTTTTAATG aggtcCGGTCCCAGCCATGTCCACCAGGCTGGTTGCTGTACAAGGACAATTGCTACTACTTTGCCCAATATTGGTCACAGCGGAAATCGTGGTATGAAGCCAGAAACAGCTGCCAGGACCACAGCGCAGACCTGGTGGTCATTCAGAATATTGGGGAGAGG AAATGGCTGGAATCATCTGTTAAGAGGAACAGCTGGATCGGGCTGTCAGACAGGGATAGAGAAGGAAAGTGGAAGTGGATTAACGGAGCCCCTCTGAAATACTACGATGC GAACTGGGGTCAAAATCAGCCTAACAACATAAGAAATCAAGACTGTGCTGCGATAACATGGCGACGACATGGCTGGAACGACGAATGGTGCACTAGAAGACATGGCTACATCTGCAAGCGGCCCGCAA TTACGCCAGAAGTCTGTGAGGCAGGCTGGACGGAGTACAAGAGAAAATGTTACTACTTTTCCAAGACTGGGGAAGGGAAATCGTGGTTTTCTGCCCAGGACTACTGTGAGGATAAAAATGCCCAACTGTTGATCATTAAGGACCTCGAAGAGAGG GACTGGGTACGATCGCAAATTGCTGACTACGCCTACCACTATATCGGTCTGACGGACATGAACAATGAGGGAAAATGGGAGTGGATCGACACAACTTCTTTGGACCCAAAACTAGC GAACTGGCATAAAGGTGAGCCAAATAATGACGGTAACAAGGAAGATTGTGTGGAGATGCAAGGTGGCTGGAACGACGTCAATTGCAACCATCATCGAGGCTTCATCTGCAAAAA ATGA